In Siniperca chuatsi isolate FFG_IHB_CAS linkage group LG24, ASM2008510v1, whole genome shotgun sequence, the DNA window GTGCGACTCACGCTCAGCTCATCCAAGGAGCAGAGGAGGCCAGTAAGGGGGAGGTAATGGGTCGCTTCTTCCACCTTCACCCTCGGCGGCTGGTCAGACTCGTCCCCTGGCTCGCACACTGGATCCGAAGCGGTGCTGTTCCCGTGGCGACCATGAACATGCAGCTGGCTGTGCCCGAGGGAGAGGAGGTGCCTGACGCCTGGCACCATCAACTTATATTTGGCGTTGCACCAAATGCTGTTTTCATGACCAATCCTTTAGATGTAGGTGAGTAAGGGCAAAGAAACAACTCTTAATTTTTAGGAGAATCATGTCTCCTGATCTTGATGCGTAATTTTTGTGTTAAATTCCTATTTTCAGTAAGTGAGGGAGAGGTGCACCAGAGACTCTGCAGTGAATCTGTGTTGCTGATTCGTCGAGCAGACGTCCTGCAGCGACTGACGCCTGATTGCTGTCTGTCCAGCTTATCTGACCCGCGGTGGAAAGCCCTGGATATCGAGGGTGAAGCAGTTAATTGTGCTTTTGTTTATGCAGATTTTTCACCTGCTATGCAAACATGTCCTTAGTGTTTTTCTCCCTATATTCTTCCTATTAGGTCAAGTGAGGCAGATGCGCCTAGAAGAGGAGCAGGAACAAGATGGAGTCAAGTTAACACACATCACGATCCCCGCAGCGTACAGTTCAGGCATCACACTCTTCGCCCTACGACAGTCACAGTTAGGACAAGAACTCCTCAATGCTCCTGAACTCCCTTTGTTGTGACCGGACTGTCACGCATGGACTCATTTATTGcgatatgaaaaataaaacatatagaGATAAtgtaacactttattgatcacaTTGTTCAGGATCAGCAGATGTCCACCCTGCTGAAGTGAAATGGTGGCTGAGACTGACCTCTGAAGTCCTGGAAGAGAGAGTGAGCAACAAAATATCACATGAT includes these proteins:
- the LOC122872202 gene encoding uncharacterized protein LOC122872202 — protein: MEAVCEQGHGGDDDEEEQAGAEEAMLWSIQEALERQTLQIGASACGATAVVDVLKALGVDVAPEEADRCVQTRLRRNESPLPDYLLSRSEAGATHAQLIQGAEEASKGEVMGRFFHLHPRRLVRLVPWLAHWIRSGAVPVATMNMQLAVPEGEEVPDAWHHQLIFGVAPNAVFMTNPLDVVSEGEVHQRLCSESVLLIRRADVLQRLTPDCCLSSLSDPRWKALDIEGQVRQMRLEEEQEQDGVKLTHITIPAAYSSGITLFALRQSQLGQELLNAPELPLL